The following nucleotide sequence is from Deltaproteobacteria bacterium.
AGCTAGCCGCTCACCCGCAGCGTGAACTTCTCGCGGGCGGGCGGCTTGCCCGGCCGCTCGATCTCGACGACGAGCCCCCACGGTCCCGCCATCGTGAAGCGCGCGCTCCCCTCGTACATCCCGTCGCCCCGCTCCTGCGCGCGGGCCTGCTCGATGCTCATGCCCGGCATGTCCATCGTGTACGAGAAGCTCACGGCGGCGCCTTTGACGGGCGCACCGCTCGCGTCGCGGACGTGCACGCGGATGGCGTTCTCTCCGACCTTGGCCGGCCCGGCCGCCACGGAGACCGCGACCATTAGATCGCCGACACGCCTTTCCTCCTGCCCGGGACCCGCCTGACCGCCCATCTCCATCGGCCGGGCGCTCTCCATCTTCCAGTCGCCCATGCCGATGGCGCCCATCATCCCCATCATGCTCTCGGCCGCCTGGAGCTTGCTCTCGGAGTCGACGAGGAAGTTGGCGCTGGTCACGACGCGTTCCCCGGGGGAGAGGCCTTCCAGCACCTCGACGTAGTCGTCGAAGCGGCTGCCGAGCTTCACGTCGCGCGGCACGAGCTGTCCGTCGGTCGACGCGACGAAGACCACTTGCCGGCGGCCGGAGTCGAGCACGGCGGTCTCGGGGACCGCCACGCGTTCGCCCGCCGGGACGTGGAGCTCGACGTTGCCGTACATCTCGGGCAGGAGCTGATGCTTGCCGGAGTTCGGGAGCTCGAACCGCACCTTCGCGGTGCGGGTCTTCGGGTCGATGGAGGGGTAGACGTAGGTGAGGCGTGCGGTCCACTCTTCCGCCGGATAGTACGCCAAGGTGATGCGGGCCTCCTGCCCGACTTGGACGAACGGCAGCTCGTACTCGTAGATGTCCGCGTACACCCAGACCGTGGAGAGATCGGCGATCTTGTAGAGGGGCATTCCCGGCTCGGTCCGGTGGCCCTTGAAGGCCATCTTCTCGATCACGACCCCCGAGATCGGCGAGTAGATCGTCTGGTAGAGCTCGGGCTTCCTGCTCTCCTCGAGCGCCCGGACCTGCTGGTCGGCGAGATCCCAGAGCCGGAGGCGCTCGCGGCTCGCGCGGACGAGAGACCGCGCACTGTCGAGCGCGCCCGGGACGTTGCTGCCGCCGAGGCGGCCGAGCGTCTCGTGGGCGAGCAGGTACTCCTCCTGCGCCGTCACCAGCTCGGGGCTGTAGATCGTGAACAGCGGATCGCCCTTGCGGACCGGCTTGCCCGTGTAGTCGACGAAGAGGTCGCCGATGTACCCCTCCACTTTGAGCGTCACCTCGGCCAGCTTGCGCTCGTCGTAGTCTAAGCGGCCCACGGTCCGGATCACCTGCTCCAGGGGACGGCGCTCGACCGTGCCGTACGTGAGCCCGATCGCCTGCTGTTGAATGCCGTCGAGGCGGATCGGAGCGCGGGCGAAGCCCTCCTCGGGTCGGACGCCTTCCGCCGCTGGCGCCGCCCGCTCCGCGGTTGGCGCTCCGGCCGCCTGCGCGTCGTCGTCTGCAACGAACGGCGTGGGAGCGAGCAGAGCGACACCGATCACGAGGAACGGAACGAAACGTCTTGCCATTTCGGAATGCCTCACTGCTCGCTGCCGACCGCGCGCTCCAGGTCGGCATAGGCCTTCTCGAAGTCCGCCTCGGCCTGGAAGTGCTCGAGGTGGACGGATTCGATGGCGCGCACGCTGTCGATGAGGGAAAGGAAGTCGACCCTGCCCGTCTCGTAACCGACCTGCGACGCGCGCAGCGCCTGCTCGGCCTGCGGGATGTGCGTCGACAGGAAGAGGTCCCGCTGCGCGAGCGCTGTCTTGGCGCGCAGGTACGCCTGCCGCACCTCGCGCCGGATCCGGTCCTGCAGACGACGGAGGTCGGCCTGCGCCGTCGTGATCCGGGCGTTCGCCTCGCCGACGGCCGCGTCGTACTTGTACTTGTAGGCGAGCGGGATCGAGATCGAGACCATCGCGCCCAGCCCGTCGCGGCGGTCGAAGTTGTAGAAGCGTTCCGCCATGAACTCGAAATCGGGGAAGTAGCCCAGGCGTGCGAACCGGCGGTTCGCCTCGAACCGCGCAATGGAGGCCTGCTGTGCCGCGAGCTCGGGGCGCTGGCGAAGGGCAACTTCCGTCAGCGACCCGATATCCTGCTCGAGCCGCACCCTCTCCGGCTCCTCCGGGATCCCGATCGATCCCGGATCCTCCCGGCTGAGCAGCGCGGCGAGCTCCGCACGCGCCGCGTCGACGCCGAGCGTCTGCGTGGTCACGCGGTTGATGAGACGCGTGAGCTCGACCTGGGCGCGCAGCACGTCGGGCTGGGAGACCTGGCCGACG
It contains:
- a CDS encoding TolC family protein, translated to MLDVAGTWVARARDRPTDEHESENKGSESPSHCTRVGARRMPRGVLVRITECTGDGSAPVVIARPFGITARRRGNRGGSMSQTTRGVFVAAVLLVAAAPGRGDEPPAIRLAEVIEEARVQNPEIKAARARAQAASYVPAQASAYDDPVFSYETWNAPESFDVTRADNNILRLSQKVPFPGKRTLAGTAAERDADVARREADMVQLEVIAAVKRAYWDLWLVHENLLVYSRDKDLVERLARIAEQKYAVGQVSQPDVLRAQVELTRLINRVTTQTLGVDAARAELAALLSREDPGSIGIPEEPERVRLEQDIGSLTEVALRQRPELAAQQASIARFEANRRFARLGYFPDFEFMAERFYNFDRRDGLGAMVSISIPLAYKYKYDAAVGEANARITTAQADLRRLQDRIRREVRQAYLRAKTALAQRDLFLSTHIPQAEQALRASQVGYETGRVDFLSLIDSVRAIESVHLEHFQAEADFEKAYADLERAVGSEQ
- a CDS encoding efflux RND transporter periplasmic adaptor subunit — protein: MARRFVPFLVIGVALLAPTPFVADDDAQAAGAPTAERAAPAAEGVRPEEGFARAPIRLDGIQQQAIGLTYGTVERRPLEQVIRTVGRLDYDERKLAEVTLKVEGYIGDLFVDYTGKPVRKGDPLFTIYSPELVTAQEEYLLAHETLGRLGGSNVPGALDSARSLVRASRERLRLWDLADQQVRALEESRKPELYQTIYSPISGVVIEKMAFKGHRTEPGMPLYKIADLSTVWVYADIYEYELPFVQVGQEARITLAYYPAEEWTARLTYVYPSIDPKTRTAKVRFELPNSGKHQLLPEMYGNVELHVPAGERVAVPETAVLDSGRRQVVFVASTDGQLVPRDVKLGSRFDDYVEVLEGLSPGERVVTSANFLVDSESKLQAAESMMGMMGAIGMGDWKMESARPMEMGGQAGPGQEERRVGDLMVAVSVAAGPAKVGENAIRVHVRDASGAPVKGAAVSFSYTMDMPGMSIEQARAQERGDGMYEGSARFTMAGPWGLVVEIERPGKPPAREKFTLRVSG